The following proteins are co-located in the Phocoena phocoena chromosome 1, mPhoPho1.1, whole genome shotgun sequence genome:
- the LOC136136828 gene encoding late cornified envelope protein 7A-like, with protein sequence MSCQQNQQKCQLPAKCLPKYPPKHPPKALQALAPCPPPSPSCSVPSCCISGFGSCCSLVSHRFPSVHLCQPQPSNFCEVELSGCSSCCHSFGATADLQPWLEQKSHSQRTVWS encoded by the coding sequence atgtCCTGCCAACAAAACCAGCAGAAGTGCCAGCTCCCTGCCAAGTGCCTCCCCAAATATCCACCCAAGCACCCCCCAAAGGCTCTTCAGGCCCTggctccctgcccccctccttccccttcctgctctgtCCCCAGCTGCTGTATATCTGGCTTTGGAAGCTGCTGCTCTCTGGTGTCCCACCGGTTTCCAAGTGTCCACCTATGCCAGCCCCAGCCTTCcaacttctgtgaggtggagcTCTCTGGATGTTCCAGTTGCTGCCATAGTTTTGGGGCTACAGCTGATCTGCAACCTTGGTTGGAGCAAAAGAGCCACAGCCAAAGAACAGTCTGGAGTTGA